Genomic segment of Bernardetia sp.:
AGAACCTCTACATCATAAAGCTCTACTATATTCCCTTCATATTCTAAACTATGAAGTACATTTCCTGTATTTATATCCACAATGAAAACTCCACACTTTGGCTCAGCTTTTCTGTTTTCTAAAATTTCTTCTAATGGAAGACCTGCAAAAGTACGTTCGTGTCTTGGTTTTGAGAGACCAATAATAGCATAATTTTTATAAAAAGCTAATCCACGCAAAAAACCATCAAGCCATGTAATAGGAACAAATTTTTTATCTTCTACATAGCCAAACTGTCCTTTACCAGCATTTAAAACCCATAGTTTATCTTGATAATAACGAGGAGAATGTGGCATAGAAAGTCCTTCTGCCAAGACTTCATTATTTTGAATATCCATCACAACTCCACCATCTTTTCTGTGTTCTCTCCATTCATCCAGTCTATCTGTTTGACCAACCATTGTAACATAGCGAGGTTTGCCATCACGCATTGCCATACCATTGAGATGACAACGGTCTTCTGAAACCATTTTGGTAATAAATGGAGGTGTCCAGATAGGTTTGAAATTATATTTCTCACTGATTTGAGCAATACAGTTGTATCTTGTATTTACAAACACAATATTTCCATTTTCATCTTTAGAAATATCATGTGCATCCAAGTCTCCTGTCGTAAATGCTTGACGAGGAATATATACTTTATCAGCTTCCTTGTGTATTTGTCCTTCTGCAAGGGCATTCTCAAAACGCCAAAGAAGAAAACGAGTACTCAAATAAAACGAGTTTTCAGATTCTACATGTAATCCCATCGCTCTGTCAAATGATTTTTCAGAGACAAATAAGTGTTTGGTAGTGTCTCGCCCAACTAAAAACAGTTTGTTGGTTTGATAAGTAGAAATAGCCAAACTAATTTCTTCTTGATGTAGCCATTCTAAAAAATCAGAATTGTAATGTAGTGTTGTTTCTGATTCTGTTTTATGGGATAGTATATTATCTGTGGATTTAGTAGTTGATGTTGGCATTATCTAAGTGCAGGTACAGTATAATTGATAATAGCTTATGTTTAACTAAGCTAGTTTGGAAAATAAAGTCATAAGTCATTGCTTATCAAGTATAAAAATATAGTTATTCTTGTTAATCAGTTTTGATAAACAACGCCGAAAAATACGTATTAATCGTTGCTTTAAAAAATTTTTATAAAAAAAGCAGTCAATTAACTTTGTTTGACTGCTTTTATACGCTTCTATGAAGCAGTATTATTGTCTTCTTCTTGACGGTAGCGAAAATATATTTTCCCTTCTAAAAGTTCGTCAGTAGCCAAAGACGTAGATTTTGGCATACGTTCGTATTGACGAGAGACCTCAATCTGTTCTTTGTTTTCAAAGACTTCTTCTAAAGAGTCTGTTCCGATACTAAACTCTGAAATTTTTTGATTCAACTCTTCTTTTGTTTCTGTTGAAATCTGACGAGAGCGTTTAGCAATAACAGAAATAGATTCATACAGATTACCTGTCGCTGCAATAATGGCTTGTACATCACGAGTTTGAAGAGCTGCCGTTTGAGTACGACGAAGATTAGGTTTTTTAGCTGACATATTTATATAAATTGGATTGTTTTATTTAGTATTAGTATAACTTTAAAAAATAGAAAAGCAAATTGTTTTACTCAGATTCTCCTGCAGAGCCTTCTGAAGTCGTAATTTTTTTAGGGTCTTTCTTTTCTTTTGTATCAATGATTTCTCCCTTCTCTATGTTTCTGAGAGCTTTTTCTATATTATCATAAATGTTTTCAGCGTCTTTAGCAAATTTACTTTCTGGATAACGGTCTATCAAATAAAAATAGTACGTTTTAGAAATTTCATAACGCTCTTTTTGCTTGCTATAAATACTGTTTTTTGCTAAATCATATTCAGACTTTAAGCGCAAATAAGCAGCTTCTGGAAGCTGTGGAGCATCTGGGTAATCTTTTTGAAAGTTTTCTAGGGCAATTACAGCAGCTTTATAACGACCTAAGTTGTAGAACAATTCTGCGTTTTCGAAGGCTTTAAGTTCTAGTTTTGCTCTAAGTTCATCCAAATGTTTGCTTGCTCTTTTAGCGTAGTCTGTATCTGGATAGGTATTGATTACATCTTGGAAAGCTTGAATGGCTTCCTTTGTGCTTTCTTGGTCTAGGTGAGTTCTAGGTGAATCTTTATACAATGAAAAAGCATTCATAAAATAAGCTTCGACTGCATTCGGACTTCTACGGTAGGTAAAGTAAAAGTTTTTGAAATAATAAGCAGCTAAAAGATACTGTTTCTGATAAAAATGACAATAAGCATATTTAAACTGAATGTCTTCTGCTCTTGGGTCGCCTTTTACTATCGGTACTACATCTTCCCACAACAAACCTGCACGGTAGTAGTCTCCTTCTTCATAATATTTTTGAGCTGCCTTATCACGTACACGCCAGTTAGGGTCTGACATTGCTTTTGTAAATTTACTACAAGAGCTAAATACGCCTGTACCTAATACTGCACAGAGCAAAACAACTATTAATTGTATGTTTTTCATTGGAACAAATTTCGTTTTTTAGTAGTACGCTTTTGAAAAATACTTTGCTATTATTCTAAATTTAATTCTATCATAAACTCATCAATAACATCTATACCATAAATTTCTTTCGCTGTTTTTTCTACAAATTCGATACAAGCATTATACTCTTCACTTGAATTAATACTTGTCTTATAAGTATAATTTCCTTCTTTTGTAGGTGAATTCCAACCTAAAGTCAGTAAACGCTGATGTTGAGAAGAACTCAACTGGTTTTTGGTAGGAAGAAAATTATTAGAAACAGCTTCAAAGAATAGATGACTTGAATAAAACTCTCCTGCCACTTGGATATAGTAACTTTTTGATAGATTAATAATCAAAAAGTTTTGAGTTCCACCTTCTTCAATTAAGCGTTTTAGAAAACTATGTAGTACACTTTCCATGAAAATAAGAGCTTTTAAAGAATTGGTAGTGAGAGAGTTATGAAAGGTCAATAATTAGATTACAACAAATTTTTCAATTTGCAAAGATACGATAATATAATTTGATATTCAATTATTGTACTCTTTATCTCTTGTTATATTCGCTTAAAAATGAACGATTTGTAAGAAATAGAGAGTTACAAAAGCACCACCTAAAAGAATTATTCCGACTGTAAAGCCAATAAAAAATGTCGAAATTGAAAAGGGAGGTTTGTTTTGGTTTTCTAGTTCTTCTATTACTCGTTGCCTTTCCGTAATCTGCTGTTCTAATGCTTCAGCTTGTTCTAAGCGTTGTCGGCTGTCTTCTTCTCGGTCGTTAATCTCTGTACGTAAGGCTTCGATAGTTCGCTGCGTGCTTTCTGTCATTTCTTTGAGTTGTGTGAGGTATTCTTCTCCCCAAAGTCCGTTTCTCCAACGCCTATAAGCTAATTTTTCTGATTTGTCTGCTGTAAAGACAACCCACAAGAAAGCAATTAGGATAATAATAAAAAAAAGACCTGCGATGCCTACAAAGGCAGCCAATAATTGGTCTTGCATAAGCCTTTCCCAAAATAGATTTAAAGTTTCCATGTTTCAGTTACCAGTAATGCAGTTACCAGTAATCAGTAAAAAATACTATTACTTAAAATAACTATAGTGATGAGGAATATAATTTTGTAAGTCAATTAATTTACTCTTGACAAATACCAATTTAAACAAAAAAAGGCATAAACCATACAGAAAGCAAGATAAGAATTGAACCGATAAGTCCAAAATAGGAAACAGCTTGAAGTCCATTATCTAAACTCTTAAAGCCACTCAAACTAAGCAAAATAGCCATCAGACCACAAGTAGAGAAAAGCAAAAGTACTGTTGTGTGGTGTAGT
This window contains:
- a CDS encoding outer membrane protein assembly factor BamD, coding for MKNIQLIVVLLCAVLGTGVFSSCSKFTKAMSDPNWRVRDKAAQKYYEEGDYYRAGLLWEDVVPIVKGDPRAEDIQFKYAYCHFYQKQYLLAAYYFKNFYFTYRRSPNAVEAYFMNAFSLYKDSPRTHLDQESTKEAIQAFQDVINTYPDTDYAKRASKHLDELRAKLELKAFENAELFYNLGRYKAAVIALENFQKDYPDAPQLPEAAYLRLKSEYDLAKNSIYSKQKERYEISKTYYFYLIDRYPESKFAKDAENIYDNIEKALRNIEKGEIIDTKEKKDPKKITTSEGSAGESE
- a CDS encoding DNA-directed RNA polymerase subunit omega, translating into MSAKKPNLRRTQTAALQTRDVQAIIAATGNLYESISVIAKRSRQISTETKEELNQKISEFSIGTDSLEEVFENKEQIEVSRQYERMPKSTSLATDELLEGKIYFRYRQEEDNNTAS
- a CDS encoding TY-Chap domain-containing protein; the encoded protein is MESVLHSFLKRLIEEGGTQNFLIINLSKSYYIQVAGEFYSSHLFFEAVSNNFLPTKNQLSSSQHQRLLTLGWNSPTKEGNYTYKTSINSSEEYNACIEFVEKTAKEIYGIDVIDEFMIELNLE